One Hordeum vulgare subsp. vulgare chromosome 4H, MorexV3_pseudomolecules_assembly, whole genome shotgun sequence DNA window includes the following coding sequences:
- the LOC123448122 gene encoding uncharacterized protein LOC123448122, with protein MMYHWSTSSPTPYYSNSGSGSGNGPLLPSMASSSYGDLLLLQEQQQQQQHYYSYSQSMQRVMSAGDLQALAAPPGPGQAPVGRYSAEERRERIEKYRTKRNQRNFQKKITYACRKTLADSRPRVKGRFARNVDDDAAADQPEDATTTGADVSLLNDASSSSSSSMPPEWWPAMQGALAVEDDELIASYLAVSSINLY; from the exons ATGATGTATCACTGGAGCACATCGTCTCCTACTCCTTATTATAGcaacagcggcagcggcagcggcaatgGTCCCTTGCTCCCCTCCATGGCGTCCAGCAGCTACGGTGATCTGCTGCTCCTtcaagagcagcagcagcagcagcagcactactactcctactcccaGTCGATGCAGCGTGTGATGAGCGCCGGAGACCTCCAAGCTCTCGCGGCGCCGCCGGGGCCGGGGCAGGCTCCGGTGGGGCGGTACAGCGCGGAGGAGCGGCGGGAGCGCATCGAGAAGTACCGCACCAAGCGCAACCAACGCAACTTCCAAAAGAAGATCACG TATGCTTGCCGGAAGACGCTTGCGGACAGCCGGCCGAGGGTGAAGGGCCGCTTCGCGCGCAACGTCGACGACGACGCAGCAGCAGATCAGCCGGAAGATGCGACGACGACGGGGGCGGATGTGTCTCTGCTCAACGacgccagcagcagcagcagcagcagcatgccGCCGGAGTGGTGGCCGGCAATGCAGGGCGCGCTGGCCGTGGAGGACGACGAGCTCATCGCCTCCTACCTCGCCGTCTCCTCCATCAACCTCTACTAG